A part of Brassica rapa cultivar Chiifu-401-42 chromosome A05, CAAS_Brap_v3.01, whole genome shotgun sequence genomic DNA contains:
- the LOC103869426 gene encoding uncharacterized protein LOC103869426 isoform X1, translating into MSDQSSSLTTATATRTAVYDPANPANSLLAVNMSNVTRLTNTNYLMWSRQIQALLEGHELHVFLEKTESTPEAVIINNGLAEPNPAYQPWRRQDRLLYSAIIGAISLPVQPLVASATTTHEVWSTLNLIFGTPTRGHIKQLKFQVKSCTKGTKTISEYLRLIKTKSDELALLGKPIDPEDLIEQILAGLSEEYKAEVDAINGRDHLISFSELTEKLLNREAMIVCDQPATPAFPVTANTTIRSNNNMSNNNNYNTNNRNNNNNWRPSSIPRQGGNSPRPSRPYLGRCQACGVQGHSAQRCPSFRVIATNSPQQNVQQSQWRPFANTAYMTNQQPDAWLMDSAASHHVTTDLNNMAAHMPYVGSDGIVVGNGANLPITHTGSLSLQTPSKNFNLNNVLYAPSMQKNLISVNRFCKTNNASVEFFPNMFQVKDLPTGTPVLTAPVNGNLYEWPTNDSRTPLAFSAVSSSFSDWHHRLGHPAFPILQHISSCFSPGFSCRSSTSFHCNACSINKSHKLPFHETSITSSRPLQILFSDVWSSPTLSFDGYKYYLLLVDHYTRYMWFFPLKLKSQVAATFIKFKELVENQFQTKITTLYSDNGGEYIALRPFLAQHGISHLTTPPHTPEHNGLSERRHRHIVETGLSLLTHASITTEYWTYAFAAAVYLINRMPTKVLSMDNPYTRLFGTTPNYTKLKIFGCLCYPWLRPYTSHKLEPRSTPCVFLGYSLTQSAYFCFDPSTSRVYVSRHVTFVENKFPFVSLSANVSSSTETEPEELAWVPTVEPLGQQQVTVEESSPETGPTSTTTPPTMTTSAAPPPTTTTAPATSTAPPTAATPQQTQHAMTTRSRNNIVKPNPKYGLTTALAPYVEPQTITQALADDRWRKSATAEFNAQVANNTWDLVPAEEATNLVGNRWIFRYKYNPDGTEKSLKSRLVAKGYHQRPGIDYHETFSPVIKSPTIRLLLGLAAKYDWPLKQLDINNAFLQGTLTEDVYMVQPSGFIDKDKPTHVCKLNKALYGLKQAPRAWYTELKTYLLSLGFRNSVADASLFFLHDRGIVIFILIYVDDIVVTGNSLSRIRDIISTLSRRFSLKDLDDLGYFLGIEVLRTSQGIHLSQRKYIADLLHRTNMTHAKPVPTPMCAFTSLSIRDGTTLDDPSEYRNVVGSLQYLLLTRPDIALAVNKLSQFMHKPSDIHWLAAKRVLRYLAGTYVSGIFLSRNSSLSLHAYSDADWGGNKDDYTSTGAYVVFFGQHPISWSAKKQTGVARSSTEAEYRAVSAAAAEVRWLYMLLRELHIPISSTPTIYCDNVGATYLSANPVFHSRMKHLALDFHFIREQVQNGTLRVSHVSSKDQLADGLTKPLPRNRFQLLFSKIGLTNRAPS; encoded by the coding sequence ATGTCTGATCAAAGCAGCTCTCTCACAACTGCCACTGCTACACGCACCGCAGTATATGATCCAGCAAACCCTGCAAACTCACTACTTGCAGTAAACATGTCAAACGTTACACGATTGACAAATACCAACTACCTCATGTGGAGCAGACAAATTCAAGCACTCCTTGAAGGTCACGAACTCCACGTCTTCCTTGAGAAAACAGAATCCACTCCTGAGGCCGTCATCATCAACAACGGACTCGCAGAGCCTAACCCGGCGTACCAACCGTGGAGACGTCAAGACAGACTTCTATACAGTGCCATCATTGGTGCTATATCCCTTCCTGTCCAACCACTCGTTGCAAGTGCTACAACCACGCACGAAGTTTGGAGCACACTCAATCTCATCTTTGGCACACCAACTCGCGGACACATCAAACAACTAAAGTTTCAAGTCAAAAGCTGCACCAAAGGTACAAAAACCATCAGTGAGTATCTACGTCTCATCAAGACTAAATCAGATGAACTCGCACTCCTTGGCAAACCAATTGATCCTGAAGATCTGATAGAACAAATTCTAGCGGGTCTTTCTGAGGAATACAAAGCTGAAGTTGATGCGATCAATGGCCGGGATCACCTGATCTCCTTTTCTGAACTCACGGAAAAACTTCTCAACCGCGAGGCTATGATTGTCTGTGATCAACCAGCAACACCAGCTTTTCCAGTCACGGCTAATACCACCATACGAAGCAACAACAACatgagcaacaacaacaactacaaCACTAACAAtcgtaacaacaacaacaactggCGACCATCCTCTATCCCAAGACAAGGCGGTAATTCTCCTCGTCCATCCCGTCCATACCTTGGACGGTGCCAGGCCTGTGGAGTTCAAGGACACAGCGCCCAAAGGTGTCCCTCATTTAGAGTCATAGCCACCAACTCACCGCAGCAAAATGTTCAGCAATCTCAGTGGCGACCTTTTGCCAATACAGCGTACATGACAAATCAACAACCTGACGCTTGGCTAATGGACAGTGCAGCCTCTCACCATGTTACGACTGATCTCAACAACATGGCTGCACACATGCCATATGTAGGATCCGATGGCATAGTGGTTGGGAATGGAGCCAATCTTCCCATCACACACACCGGTTCACTCTCTCTTCAAACTCCATCTAAGAACTTTAATCTTAATAATGTTCTTTATGCTCCATCTATGCAAAAGAATTTGATCTCTGTTAACCGGTTTTGCAAAACTAACAATGCCTCTGTGGAATTCTTTCCAAATATGTTTCAGGTGAAGGACCTTCCAACGGGAACACCGGTGCTGACCGCGCCAGTTAATGGCAATCTATACGAATGGCCCACCAATGACTCACGCACTCCTCTAGCTTTCTCTGCTGTATCATCATCGTTCTCAGACTGGCACCACAGACTAGGACATCCGGCTTTTCCGATTTTACAGCatatttcttcttgtttttctccTGGCTTTTCTTGTCGTTCTTCAACTTCTTTTCATTGCAATGCTTGTTCCATTAATAAGAGTCATAAATTGCCATTCCATGAAACTTCTATCACTTCTTCTCGACCATTACAAATACTTTTCTCAGATGTTTGGTCCTCTCCCACTCTCTCTTTTGATGGTTACAAATACTACTTACTCTTGGTTGATCACTATACTCGATACATGTGGTTCTTCCCTTTGAAACTAAAGTCTCAGGTTGCAGCCACATTCATCAAGTTTAAGGAGCTGGTCGAGAATCAGTTCCAGACAAAGATCACAACGCTTTACAGTGACAACGGCGGTGAATACATTGCACTCCGACCATTTCTTGCGCAGCACGGCATCTCTCATCTCACCACACCACCACACACACCGGAGCACAATGGTTTGTCTGAGAGACGCCACAGACACATCGTCGAAACAGGTCTCTCGCTTCTTACTCACGCTTCCATCACCACTGAATACTGGACATATGCGTTTGCTGCAGCAGtgtacttgatcaacagaatgCCAACAAAAGTACTCTCAATGGACAATCCATACACTCGACTCTTTGGAACTACACCCAACTACACTAAGCTGAAGATCTTTGGGTGCCTCTGCTACCCATGGCTGCGACCGTACACATCTCATAAACTGGAACCACGTTCCACTCCTTGTGTCTTTCTTGGCTATTCTCTCACTCAAAGTGCCTATTTTTGTTTTGATCCTTCCACTTCTCGAGTCTATGTCTCACGGCATGTCACTTTTGTTGAAAATAAGTTTCCCTTTGTTTCCCTAAGTGCCAATGTCTCTTCTTCTACAGAAACAGAACCAGAGGAGCTAGCGTGGGTTCCAACGGTGGAACCTCTGGGTCAGCAACAGGTAACCGTGGAAGAGTCTTCACCAGAAACTGGTCCTACTTCAACAACGACCCCTCCAACAATGACTACATCTGCTGCTCCaccaccaacaacaacaacagcgcCGGCTACGTCCACTGCTCCTCCCACAGCAGCTACTCCTCAACAAACACAACATGCTATGACAACAAGATCTCGGAACAACATTGTGAAGCCAAATCCAAAGTATGGCTTGACAACAGCCCTGGCTCCATACGTCGAACCACAGACTATCACTCAGGCTCTGGCTGATGACCGCTGGCGCAAATCTGCAACCGCAGAGTTCAATGCTCAGGTCGCTAACAACACTTGGGATCTAGTTCCAGCTGAAGAAGCGACAAATCTAGTTGGCAACAGATGGATCTTCAGGTACAAATACAATCCTGATGGGACTGAGAAATCACTTAAATCCAGACTGGTAGCAAAAGGATATCATCAACGTCCAGGAATAGACTACCATGAGACCTTCAGCCCCGTCATCAAATCTCCAACAATCCGGCTTCTCCTTGGTCTTGCAGCAAAATATGACTGGCCTCTCAAGCAACTCGACATCAACAATGCATTTCTTCAGGGCACTCTCACTGAAGATGTATACATGGTTCAGCCATCAGGGTTCATTGACAAAGATAAACCGACTCACGTGTGCAAACTCAACAAAGCCCTCTACGGCCTCAAACAAGCACCTCGTGCTTGGTACACAGAGTTAAAAACATATCTTCTCAGTCTTGGGTTCAGAAACTCAGTGGCTGACGCGTCTCTGTTCTTCCTGCATGATCGTGGCATTGTGATCTTCATACTAATTTATGTCGATGACATTGTGGTTACTGGCAACTCTCTCTCGCGCATTCGTGACATCATCAGCACCCTGTCTCGCCGCTTTTCACTTAAAGAtcttgacgacttgggatactTCCTAGGCATTGAGGTACTGCGCACGTCTCAGGGCATTCACCTCTCTCAACGAAAGTACATTGCTGATCTTCTTCATCGCACCAACATGACGCATGCTAAGCCAGTTCCAACACCGATGTGTGCTTTTACATCGCTTTCTATAAGAGATGGCACTACATTGGATGATCCTTCGGAATACAGAAACGTCGTAGGCAGCTTGCAGTATCTTCTCCTAACACGACCAGACATTGCTCTGGCTGTCAACAAACTCTCTCAATTCATGCACAAGCCCTCAGACATTCACTGGTTGGCGGCTAAGAGAGTGCTACGTTACTTGGCTGGCACGTATGTCTCAGGAATCTTTCTTTCGCGCAacagttctctctctctccatgcTTATTCCGATGCAGATTGGGGTGGCAACAAGGATGATTACACCTCTACTGGTGCATACGTTGTATTCTTTGGCCAACATCCAATATCATGGTCTGCAAAGAAACAAACAGGCGTAGCGCGATCCTCGACTGAGGCTGAATATAGAGCAGTCTCTGCTGCTGCTGCGGAGGTTCGATGGCTTTACATGTTACTTCGCGAGCTTCACATTCCAATCAGCTCCACTCCTACGATTTACTGTGACAATGTTGGAGCCACTTATCTCAGTGCAAATCCTGTATTCCATTCTCGTATGAAGCACCTTGCCCTTGACTTTCATTTCATCAGGGAACAAGTTCAGAATGGTACTCTCAGAGTGTCCCATGTGTCTTCCAAAGACCAGCTTGCTGATGGACTCACCAAACCGCTACCAAGGAACCGgtttcaactcctcttctccaAGATCGGTCTCACTAACCGTGCTCCGTCTTGA
- the LOC103869426 gene encoding uncharacterized protein LOC103869426 isoform X2: MDPCSFVRIIVGNLAVRFPAQSSSTSSEPSVSEINTSSTSAPNCYCKIKFKSFPRQIVTVPVIFRTESESESRCSTVAACFSLSKAQIEASLKKPKLSVLSVETYSRGNDVTGASCGLASASEKLLGRFEVSLDLKAAETKTCLAHNGWVALRGKRRNKTGSDPELHVSVRVEPDPRFVFQFDGEPECSPQVFQVQGNTKQAVFTCKFGARNSSSGDRNLLHSSSMMSETRSSCISSMKSEKEQPSKERKGWSVTVHDLSGSPVAMASMVTPFVPSPGSNRVTRSSPGAWLILRPDGCTWKPWGRLEAWREAGYSDSLGYRFELFQDGIATEVSASSSISLKNGGSFVIDVTGGTTTVGSTPTTSPQGSLDLGSGSSSGSRPGSGSGSDFGYLLPQHPAQSRGFVMSASVEGVGKQSKPEVEVGVTHVTCTEDAAAHVALAAAVDLSLDACRLFSQKLRKELRQQSQLGVV, translated from the exons ATGGATCCGTGCTCTTTCGTACGGATCATAGTCGGGAACTTAGCCGTTAGATTCCCGGCGCAGTCGTCGTCTACTTCATCTGAACCGTCTGTTTCCGAAATCAATACTTCCTCCACATCAGCTCCTAACTGCTACTGCAAAATCAAATTCAAGAGCTTCCCTCGCCAGATCGTTACTGTTCCGGTTATCTTCCGAACCGAATCTGAATCCGAGTCTCGTTGCTCAACCGTCGCAGCTTGCTTCAGTCTAAGCAAAGCTCAGATCGAGGCCTCCTTGAAGAAGCCTAAGTTAAGCGTCCTCTCCGTCGAGACATACTCACGCGGGAACGACGTTACCGGCGCGTCGTGTGGACTCGCTTCCGCGAGTGAGAAGCTGCTCGGACGGTTCGAGGTTTCGCTGGATTTGAAAGCTGCGGAGACGAAGACGTGTTTGGCACACAACGGATGGGTTGCTTTGAGGGGGAAAAGGAGGAATAAAACTGGATCGGATCCGGAGCTCCACGTTAGCGTACGGGTTGAACCCGACCCGAGATTCGTATTTCAGTTCGACGGTGAGCCAGAGTGTAGCCCTCAGGTTTTCCAAGTACAAGGAAACACTAAACAAGCTGTCTTCACTTGCAAGTTCGGCGCTAGAAACTCTAGTTCCGGCGATCGGAATCTTCTTCACAG TTCGTCAATGATGTCTGAAACGAGGAGTAGTTGCATATCGTCGATGAAATCTGAGAAGGAACAACCGTCGAAAGAGAGAAAAGGTTGGTCGGTAACGGTCCACGATCTCTCCGGGTCACCCGTAGCGATG GCTTCTATGGTCACACCTTTCGTTCCGTCCCCCGGTTCGAACCGCGTGACGCGATCGAGTCCCGGCGCGTGGCTTATTCTCCGACCAGACGGTTGCACGTGGAAGCCATGGGGACGACTAGAGGCGTGGCGTGAAGCTGGTTACTCTGATTCACTCGGTTACCGTTTTGAGCTCTTCCAAGACGGAATCGCCACCGAGGTCTCCGCGTCGTCGTCTATAAGTTTGAAAAATGGCGGGAGTTTTGTTATTGACGTCACCGGCGGGACAACCACGGTGGGATCGACGCCGACAACGAGTCCTCAGGGAAGTTTGGATCTCGGATCCGGTTCCAGCTCCGGGTCGAGACCAGGATCGGGGTCCGGGTCGGATTTTGGATATCTACTGCCGCAGCATCCGGCGCAGAGCAGAGGGTTCGTGATGTCGGCTTCGGTGGAAGGAGTGGGGAAACAGAGCAAACCGGAGGTGGAAGTGGGTGTAACGCACGTGACATGCACGGAGGATGCAGCAGCGCACGTGGCGTTAGCTGCGGCGGTGGATCTGAGTTTGGATGCTTGCAGGCTGTTTTCACAGAAGCTAAGGAAAGAGCTGAGACAGCAAAGCCAGCTTGGTGTCGTTTGA